Genomic window (Deltaproteobacteria bacterium):
CGTCGAACGCGGCGTGCTGGGCGAGGGCATCCTCTACGAGTGCGTCGAGAACGGCGTGCCGTTCGTGCTCGCCGGCTCGATCCGCGACGACGGGCCGCTGCCCGAGACGATCATGGACCTGCTCGCGGCGCAGGAAG
Coding sequences:
- a CDS encoding fused N-dimethylarginine dimethylaminohydrolase/saccharopine dehydrogenase domain-containing protein, translating into GTSLGVDLKRGINVQGGHRNHLYAINLVRESGGIRQAVERGVLGEGILYECVENGVPFVLAGSIRDDGPLPETIMDLLAAQE